CCTCGACATCCTCGAGTCGATGCGGAAGGCGTTCGCCGACCGGGACACCGGCGGGCGGGGACTCCAGACCTTCGATCAGCGCATCGCGATCCATGCGGTCACCGCCGTGGAGGCCGCCCTGCTCGATCTCCTCGGGCAGTTCCTCGGCGTGCCGGTCGCGTCGCTTCTTGGGGACGGGCGGCAGCGCGACGCGGTGGAGATGCTCGGCTACCTTTTCTATATCGGCGACCGCCGGAAGACCGATCTTCCGTATCGGGACGGCTCCGGCGAGAAGGACGACTGGCTCCGCCTGCGCGACGAGGAAGCCCTCACTCCCGCGGCGGTCGTGCGGCTCGCCGAGGCGGCGAAGGCCCGGTACGGCTTCAACGACTTCAAGTTGAAAGGCGGCGTGCTTCGCGGCGAGGAGGAGATCGAGGCGGTCACGGCGCTCGCGGAGCGTTTCCCGGGCGCGCGCGTCACCATCGACCCGAACGGCGCCTGGCCGCTCGAAGAGGCGGTACGCCTCTGCCGCGGCAAGGGGCATGTCCTGGCCTACGCCGAAGATCCCTGCGGCGCGGAGGGCGGATATTCCGGGCGCGAGGTGATGGCGGAGTTCCGCCGGGCGACGGGGCTTCCGA
This genomic window from Thermodesulfobacteriota bacterium contains:
- a CDS encoding enolase C-terminal domain-like protein, which codes for MDVRTDTAGISGAPVVTGMRVVPVAGRDSMLLNLSGAHAPFFTRNIVLLEDSSGCTGIGEVPGGERIRRTLEDAVPMVVGRPVGRYLDILESMRKAFADRDTGGRGLQTFDQRIAIHAVTAVEAALLDLLGQFLGVPVASLLGDGRQRDAVEMLGYLFYIGDRRKTDLPYRDGSGEKDDWLRLRDEEALTPAAVVRLAEAAKARYGFNDFKLKGGVLRGEEEIEAVTALAERFPGARVTIDPNGAWPLEEAVRLCRGKGHVLAYAEDPCGAEGGYSGREVMAEFRRATGLPTATNMIATDWRQMGHAIRLQSVDIPLADPHFWTMRGAVRVAQMCREWGLTWGSHSNNHFDVSLAMFTHVAAAAPGKI